In Kytococcus sedentarius DSM 20547, the sequence GCCGGACGACCTGCTCTCGGGTACCGGTGTGCGCGCCATGCAGGGCTTCCTGATGTCCGCCCCGATCGTCGGTACGTACTTGTCGTACATGCTCTTCGGCGGCGGCTTCCCCGGCGAGCTGATCATCCCCCGCTTCTACGCCTTCCACGTGCTGATCATCCCGGCCATCCTGGTCGGCCTGTTCGCGGTCCACATCATCTTGGTGGCCGTGCACAAGCACACCCAGTACCCCGGGCCGGGTCGCACCAACGACAACGTCGTGGGCTTCCGCGTGATGCCGGTGTACGCCGCGAAGGCCGGTGGCTTCTTCTTCATCGTGTTCGGTCTGACGGTGCTGATCTCGGCCCTGGTCACGATCAACCCGATCTGGGCCTACGGGCCCTACGAGCCCACACAGGTGACGGCTGGTTCACAGCCTGACTGGTACATGGGCTTCGCGGACGGCGCCCTGCGACTGCTGCCTGGTTGGCTGGAGTTCGTCCTCTTCGACCGGACGTTCAGCATGAACATCTTCCCGGGCTCGCTGTTCCTGATCCCGTTCATGTACGGCCTGGCCATGGTCTACCCGTTCCTCGAGGCCTGGGTGACCGGCGACGACCGTGAGCACCACCTGCTGCAGTACCCGTACAACGCGCCGGTCCGTGCCGGTCTGGGTGCCGCCTTCGTCACCGTCTACGTGGTCCTGTGGGCCGCGGCCGGTAACGACCTCATGGCCATCAAGCTGGGGCTGTCGATCAACGACATCACCATCGCCCTGCGGACGCTGTTCTTCGTCGGCCCGGTGATCGCCTTCTGGGTCACCAAGCGCATCTGCCTCTCGTTGCAGCGCCGCGACCGCGAGAAGGTGCTGCACGGGCGCGAGTCCGGCCGCATCGTCCGCACGCCGGAGGGCCGCTTCTTCGAGGCTCACGAGGAGCTCTCGCCCTACGAGCGCTGGAATCTCGTGCAGCACCCCGACTACCGGGCGCTGACCGCCGAGGAGATCGCGGGCACCGACGAGAACGGTGTGCAGCGCAAGCCGTCCTTCATGGACAAGTCGCGCGCGAAGATGACTTCGTTCTTCTTCGAGGACCGCATCCCGGCCGTGACGCCGGCCGAGCTCGCCGAGGCCCACGCCGACGAGCACCACGCGCACGACCACCACCTGGCCGCCCAGGCCAGCAACGAGGTGGCTGCCGTGGAGGAGACGCTGCAGGGCCAGAAGCGCCACTGACGCACTCCCCCGCTTGAACGGGCCGTCCTCCTTCGGGAGGGCGGCCCGTTCTCGTGCTCACCCCGCCGCGGTTTGGCGACCCCGTGGCACGTCGCCACGGTTGGCGTACTCTGCCCTGCATGGCCGCCTCCTATGCCCTGACGCTCGAACAGTTCGAGGAAGCTGTGGGCGATGCCCTGGACCGGTTGCCAGAGGCCTTGATCGACCGTATGGACAACGTGGTGATCCTCGTCGAGGAGGAACCTGACCGTGCGCAGTTGGAGAGCATCAGCGCTCCGGGCGCCCACGCCGAGGGAACGGTGCTGTACGGCCTCTACGAGGGCGTCCCCCTGCCCCAGCGCGGGGGGTTCATGCCGCCCCCGATCCCTGACCGCATCTTCATCTTCCGGGGGCCCCTCTCTCACGCATACCGCACGCCCCACGCCTTGCGGGAGCAGATCGCCGTGACGGTGCTGCACGAGGTGGGCCACCACTTCGGCATCGACGACGACCGGCTGCACGAGCTCGGCTGGGCCTGACCTCACCGGACGCCGCCGCGCGGGACTCACTCCGCCGCCCGCCCTGCGCTGCCCGCCTGCCTGCCTGCCGTCGCAGCGCGCGCTCCCCGCCCACCTGCGCGCCGTCCACTACCGCGTGGGACTCACTCCACCGCGCCACAGCACGGTCACGTGAGCCTGCGCCGGTGTAGCTGGTCCGTTCCCTCTCCGCACGCCCCTGCCCCGCCAGGCCACGGGCGCAGTTTCCGCCCACCCGGCCGGCCACCGCCGCGCGGGACTGCGCTGGCGTGGCATGGCTGCACAACGACGCGGCCCCGCCCTCCCAAGGGAGGACGGGGCCGCGTGGCGCGGTGCTCAGGACGTCAGGCGCGGTGGCTCAGACGTGGTGGGCGCCGGAGAAGTACTCGTAGACCCAACCGATCACTGCGAACACCAGGAACACCGAACCGATGTAGACGATCCACCAGCCCATGGCCACGCCGAGGAAGACCACGGCAGCGGCCAGGGCCAGCCACAGCGGCCACCAGGAGTACGGGGCGAAGTGACCGTAGTGGCCAGAGATCTGGTCGATGTGTCCGTACCGGTCGTCCTCCGGGCGCAGGCCCGGCAGGGTCTTGGCCGTGACACCGATGTACCAGCCGATCATGGCCACCATCGCCGCGGAGAGTGCGAGCCCGATGGCTCCGACCCACTCGTTCCACCCGGTCCAGAAGGAGTACACCAAGAAGAACAGCACCAGCGGGGGCACCAGGTACCAGAAGAGCTTGCCTTCAACCTTCATGGGTGTCCTCACTTCTCGGTCGTGCGGCCGGCCGCGGGGCCGTCGCTGTAGTTCGCGTCCTCGTGGGACGAGTTGCCACCGTGCACACCAGCCATGTCCGGCTCGTCCACCAGAGAACCCAGAACCTGGGAGTCAGGGGTCGGGGCGTCCAGAGCTGCCACCTCCGGGTGGTTCATGTCGAACACCGGACGCTCGGAGCGGATCCGCGGGATGGAGTTGAAGTTGTGACGCGGCGGCGGGCAGCTGGTGGCCCACTCGAGCGAGGAACCCCAACCCCACGGGTCGTCGGTGTTCACGTACTCGCCCTTCTTGTGGGTGATGTACACGTTCCAGAAGAACGGCAGCATTGATGCACCCAGAATGAACGATCCGACCGTCGAAATCTGGTTCAGGAGGGTGAACCCGTCCTCGACCATGTAGTCGGCGTAGCGACGGGGCATGCCCTCGACGCCCAGCACGTGCTGCACCAGGAAGGTGGTGTGGAAGCCGATGAACAGCATCCAGAAGTGCAGCTTGCCCAGCGGTTCGTTCAGCATCTTGCCGGTGAGCTTGGGCCACCAGAAGTAGAAGCCGGCAAACATCGTGAACACCACGGTGCCGAACACCACGTAGTGGAAGTGCGCCACCACGAAGTAGGAGTCGGTGAGGTGGAGGTCCACCGCCGGGGCGGACAGAACCACACCGGTCAGACCACCGAAGAGGAAGGTCACCATGAAGCCCAGCGACCACAGCATCGGGGTCTCAAAGCTCAGGGAACCGTTCCACATGGTGCCGATCCAGTTGAAGAACTTCACACCGGTGGGCACCGCGATCAGCATGGTCATGACGGCGAAGAAGGGCAGGAGCACCTGACCGGTGCCGTACATGTGGTGGGCCCACACCGACATCGACAGCGCCGCGATGGCCACGGCGGCCAGGATCAGCGTCTTGTACCCGAAGATCGGCTTGCGGCTGAACACCGGGATGATCTCGGAAATGATGCCGAAGAAGGGCAGGGCGATGATGTAGACCTCGGGGTGGCCGAAGAACCAGAACAGGTGCTGCCACAGCATCGCGCCACCGTTGGAGGGGTCATAGATGTGGGTCCCCACGATGCGGTCGGCCGCCATCGCGAACATGGCCGCGGTCAGCACCGGGAAGACGACCAGCACCAGGATCGAGGTAATCAGGATGGTCCACGTGAAGACTGGCATCCGGAACATCGTCATGCCCGGCGCGCGCATGCACACGATGGTCACGATGAAGTTGACCGATCCCAGGATCGTGCCGAAGCCGGCGAGGCTCAGACCCATGACCCAGAGGTCACCGCCCAGCCCCGGGCTGTAGGTCGGACCGGCCAGCGGCTGGTAGGCGAACCAGCCGAAGGAGGCCGCACCCGACGGGGACAGGAAGCTGCCCCCCGCGATGAGCCCACCGAAGAGGTAGAGCCAGTAGGCGAACATGTTGAGGCGCGGGAAGGCCACGTCCGGCGCGCCGATCTGCAGCGGCATCAGGGCGTTGGCGAAGCCCGCGAACAGCGGCGTCGCGAAGAGCAGCAGCATCACCGTGCCGTGCATGGTGAACAGCGCGTTGAACTGCTCCTTGGACTGCAGCACCTGCATGCCCGGGTCGAACAGCTCGGCGCGGATCAGCAGGGCCATCAGGCCACCGAGGCAGAACCACGCCAAGGAGGTGATGAAGTACAGGTTGCCGATGACCTTGTGGTCGGTCGTCGTGAGGTACTTGACCGCGATGGACCCTGCGCGGGTCTGCGGCCGGGTCACGGGGCGCGCCTCGTCAGCGACGCGGTGCGCTGCCCCCGGGTGAGAGATGGTTGCCATCAGTCGTCCTTCCCGCCCTTGAGCATCCAGTCGTTGTGGTTCACGTCGCGGTCCTCCACGTCGTTCTCACCATGGACCAGCTCCTTGCGGTCGTAGCCGGTGTCGAGGAAGCCGGACTTGCCCGCGTCCTCCAGCGCCTGCATCTGCTTGTCGTACTCGTCCCGCTCGACGACCTTCACCTGGAAGAGCATCTCGGAGTGGTACGCGCCGCAGAGCTCGGCGCACTTGCCCTGGTAGGTGCCGACCTCGGTGGGCGTCACCTGGAAGCGGTTGACGACACCGGGGATCATGTCCAGCTTCTGGAGGAACTGCGGGACCCAGAAGGAGTGGATGACGTCACGCGCGGTGAGCACGAACTCGGTGCGCTCGTTGACCGGGAGGTACAGGGTCGGCAGCCCCTCGGCCACGCCCTCCTCACCGGTGAGAACGGCCTGCTGACCGGACTCGTGCACGTCGTCGCTCAGGTAGTTGAAGTCCCAGCTCCACTGCTTGCCCGCCACGTGGACGATGTTCTCGGGCTCCTCGTTGAGGTCCATGAGGTCGTTCTCCAGCTTCACGTTCTGCACGAACAGGCCGGCGACCATGACGATCGGCACCACGGTGTACAGGATCTCGATGGGCATGTTGTACCGGACCTGCTTGGGCAGCTCGCTGTCGTCCTTGCGGCGGTAGGCGACGATGCACCAGGCAGTGAGTCCCCAGACGAGCACGCCGACCGCGAGGGCGGCGATCCACATGCCGACCCAGAAGGTCGTCACGCCGTCGGAGTTCTCCGTGACGCCCTCGGGGAGGTAGCCCCGCGCGATCTGGTCTGAACTTCCGCACGCGCTGAGGACCAGTGCGCCCAGGGTGGCCGCGCCGGCCAGGACCGCGGGGCGCTGCCAGCGCCGTGTGTTCTCGGGGTGCCTGTGCACTCGATGCCGCCTTCCGTGAAGCAGGGTTCGACAGTGCACGATCGTGAGACGGAGCACTGCAGTTGTGCGTTCATCCTACCCAACGTCGGAGACGACGTCCCGGGAGGCTCGCCGCCACGGATCCACCCCCTCGGTGGCGACCTCCAACCTGCGCAGGTACTCCTGCCGGTCGACGGTCCGCACCCCCATCGAGGCGAGGTGGTCGGTACGCCATTGCACGTCCACGAGGGCGTCCTGACCGGCCTGCGCCATGACCCGCGCCATCCCCACCATCGCGGCCTTCGAGGCGTCGGTGACGTGGTGGAACATCGACTCCCCGGCGAAGAATCCCCCGATCCCCACGCCGTACAGCCCGCCCACGAGCTCATGCTGGCGCCACACCTCGATGCTGTGTGCCCACCCCATCCGGTGCAGGTCACCGTAGGCGCGCCGCACCTCGGGCGTGATCCATGCCCCCTCCCGGTCCGGGTCGGCGCAGGCCTCGGTCACCGCACCGAAGGCCCGGTCGACCGTGAGCGTGAAGGTGCGCAACGAACGCCGCAGCGAGCGGCTGACGTGGATCTCCCCCGGCAGCAGGACGCCCCGCTCCACCGGGAACCACCAGCCCAGGGGTCCCCTCCCACCGGGCCCCAGCCCCATCGGGAACACGCCGTGGGAGTAGGCGGACAGCAAGGTGCCGGGGGCGAGATCGCCCCCGGCACCCAGGAGGTCCTCCTGCGGGTCCGCCGCGGCGACGGCGGACTCGAAGTCCAGGCCGCAGCGGAACCTCACGGACTCAGCTGAAGGAGTCGCCGCAGGCGCAGGAGCTGCCCGCGTTGGGGTTGTCGATGGTGAAGCCCTGCTTCTCGATGGTGTCCGCGAAGTCGATCGCCGCACCCTCCAGGTACGGAGCGCTCATGCGGTCCACCACGACCTCGACGCCGCCGAAGTCGCGGGTGGCGTCACCGTCGAGGGTGCGCTCGTCGAAGTAGAGCTGGTAGATCAGGCCCGAGCAGCCACCGGGCTGCACGCCGATGCGCAGGCGCAGGTCGTCGCGCCCCTCCTGGTCGAGGAGGCTCTTGACCTTCTCGGCCGCGACCGGGGTCAGGGTCACGCCGTGCGTGGCCTCGGACGTGGTGGTGTCCTGAACAGTCATGGTGAGTCCTCACTGATGGTGCTGCTGGAATCAATGTCAAGGGTACGCCCCTCCCCCGCGGGAACGCCCACACCGGTGTGGACATTCCGCCGCCACGGCAGGAGGCGCACCGAGATCACCCGGCGAGGACGTCGAGCAGCAGTGCCTCGGCGACGCAGACCTTCTCGAACTCGCCCAGGTGGAGGCTCTCGTTGGCCCCGTGGGCGCGCGTGTCGGGGTCCTCCACGCCGGTCACCAGAATGGACGCCTGCGGGAACTTCTCGGCGAACATCGCGATGAAGGGGATCGAACCGCCCAGGCCGATGTCCACCGCGTCGGTCCCCCAGGCGGCACCGAAGGCCGTCCGGGCCGCGTCGTAGGCCGGGCCCGTCGCGTCGGCGCTGAACCCGCTGCCGGCGTCCTGCAGGCTCACCTCCACGGTCGCACCCCAGGGGGCGTTGGCGCGCAGGTGCTGCTCGATGGCGGCATAGGCCTCCTGCGGGTCCTGGGAGGGGGCCAGACGGAAGGAGAACAGCCCGGTGGTGGAGGCCAGCAGCGTGTTGGAGGCCTCGGACACCTTCGGGGCGTCGACGCCGATGACGCTCGCGGTCGGCTTGCCCCACAGGCGCTCGGTCAGGCTGCCGGTGCCGATCAGGTGGCTGTCGGGCAGCATGCCGGACTCGGCCCGGAAATCGGCCTCGACCATCGGCAGGTCGCCCACCGCATCGGACACCAGCCCGTCGACCGCCACGTCCCCCTGCTCGTCGTGCAGGGTGGCTGCCAGGCGGGAGAACGCGGTCAGCGAGTCCAGCGCCGGGCCGCCGTACATGCCCGAGTGCACCGCGTGGCTGAGCGTCGAGACGGTGACCTGCACGCGCACCATGCCGCGCAGCGAAGTGGTCAGGGCGGGGACGCCAACCTTCCAGTTGGCCGAGTCCGCCAGGACGATGGCGTCGCACTCCAGCTTGTGCCCGTGCTTCCCCAGGATGGCCGGCAGGCTCTCGGAGCCGTACTCCTCCTCCCCCTCGACGAAGACGGTGACGCCCACCGGCGGTCGCCCGCCGTGGGCACGGAGCGCCGCCACGTGGGCCATGATGCCGGCCTTGTCGTCGGCGCACCCGCGGCCGAAGAGCCGGTCGCCCCGTCGGGTGGGCTCGAAGGGCGGGGTGTCCCAGTCCGCGTCGTCCCCGGGCGGCTGCACGTCGTGATGGGCGTAGAGGAGTACGGTCGGGGCGCCCTCGGGTGCGGGGAGGCTGCCGATGACCGCCGGGGCGCCGCCCTCGGTGACGATCTCGACCGCCAGCCCGGCGTCCTGCAGGAGCCGGGCAGTCGCCGCGGCCGAGGCCTGCACGTGCGCCTGGTCGAAGGAGGGCATCGAGACGCTGGGGATCCGCGCCAGCTCGATCAGCTCGTCGACGACCCGTGGCATGCCGGCCCGGACGGCGGCCCGCAGCTCGGCGGCGGTGGGGCGGGAGGAGGACGCGGAGGACTGGTCGTTCTGGCTCATGCCCCGACCCTATGCCGCACCGGCGGCCGTGTGGGGCCGGTCAGAGCCCGACGGGCGGTGTACTTGGCGGGCTCAGCGCAGGGCGCGCGGGGTCTCGCCCCGCTCCACGGCGGCGCGCGGAGTGCGCGAGCCGCGCATCTGGAAGCTCCGCAGGATCACGTAGCTGGTGAGTCCCTTGGTCTCGCCGGCCCGCTGGGGGAACACGCGCCCGATCTCGCCCTTCAGGCGGCGAGCCAGCATCCACCCGTCCACCAGGCCCCAGAGCAACATGCCGTAGACGGCGACGAACACACCGATGCGGACCCACGAGGACTGCTCGGGCAGATACATCATCACCACGGTGGCCACCAGCACGGTCAGCAGCACCGGCAGCATCACCTGGCCGACCGAGAACCGCCCGTCCACGCGATCGCGCACGTAGGCCCGGACCGGCCCGCGGTCCCGGGGGGCCAGGTAGCGGTCGTCACCCGCCAGCGTCCCCTGCCGGACGATCGCCCGCTGCCGTGCCCGCTCCTCGCGGTCGGCCTGCTTGGCGGCCTTGCGGTCGGCCACCACCAGGGGCTTGCGGCGCGCGGCCTCGGCCTCCCGGCGCTTGGGGGTGGGTCGTCCCTTCTTCTGCTGTCCAGCGGGGCGGGTGTCCACCTCCTGCTCCGGGAGGTCCTCGATCGTCTGCTCGGTAAGTCGGCGGGCCATGGCCCAAGGATACGGGCGGTGACATACTGCGGCGCGCAGGCACTGGGACGACCCAGCACCCACGGACGGGGAGAGACACACGATGCAGCGCGAGACGACAGGCGGGGCGCGCCGACCGGCGACCTCGCGGCGGGGGGCCGCGACTCGATGGGGGGTGGCCGCCACGGTGGCCTTGGTCGGCCCCGTGGCCCTGGCCGGCCCGGCAGCGGCCGACACCGGCACGCGGTACTGGTCCTCCTGGACAGCCGGCTGGGAGGGGTGGGAGGTCCCCGAGGACGGCCCGCGGACCGCGGTCCCCGAGGACGGATCCACGGTGGGGGTGCGGTACTCCCTGGTCCCCCGGGACACCGGTGAGGGTCGCCAGCCCCGCGCCCTGCCCGACTTCGACAGCTCGTGCCGCGACGCCACCTGGTACGAGGGCGTGAAACGGGTGGCCGTCGTCGTGGACTACGGCCGCGGCGAGGAGGCCCCGGTGGCCCGCCCGGACCACCTACCCCAGGTGGAGACCACCTGCGCCACCGTGCCGGTGGACTTCACCACCGAGCAGACGCTGCAGTCGGTGCTGGACGTGGAGGACTCCGGGCAGGGCATCTGCGCGGTCAACGGGCACCCCTCCGAGGGCTGCTCGGCCAACCTGGTGGCGGATGCCGATTCGGCGGTGCTCACCGCATCGGAGGAGCCGGTGGAGGCCGTCGTGCTCTCCCCCGAGGAGGCCAGCCACACGCCCGAGGTTCCCGAGCCCGCCTCCCCCACGCTGCCCGAGGGCGAGGAGGACGAGCCGGGCGGACCACAGACCGACGACGGATCCAGCGACGGCGGGTCCAGCGACGAGACGAGCGCCCCCGAGGAGGGTGGGGTCCCCTCCCCCACGGACTCCGAGGACGGCGCGATCGCCGACGACGCGGACCCGGGTGC encodes:
- the qcrB gene encoding cytochrome bc1 complex cytochrome b subunit → MSTAAESRTARRTRPAPAAQTQRGPIENVATWVDARTGGAGFSKYLMRKVFPDHWSFMIGEIAMYSMVICLITGVFLTMWFIPSMAHTVYDGDYEPLRGIGLSEAYDSSLAISFDIKGGLLMRQIHHWAALIFIVAIMLHALRVFFTGAFRKPREINWVIGCALSMIAIFEGFMGYSLPDDLLSGTGVRAMQGFLMSAPIVGTYLSYMLFGGGFPGELIIPRFYAFHVLIIPAILVGLFAVHIILVAVHKHTQYPGPGRTNDNVVGFRVMPVYAAKAGGFFFIVFGLTVLISALVTINPIWAYGPYEPTQVTAGSQPDWYMGFADGALRLLPGWLEFVLFDRTFSMNIFPGSLFLIPFMYGLAMVYPFLEAWVTGDDREHHLLQYPYNAPVRAGLGAAFVTVYVVLWAAAGNDLMAIKLGLSINDITIALRTLFFVGPVIAFWVTKRICLSLQRRDREKVLHGRESGRIVRTPEGRFFEAHEELSPYERWNLVQHPDYRALTAEEIAGTDENGVQRKPSFMDKSRAKMTSFFFEDRIPAVTPAELAEAHADEHHAHDHHLAAQASNEVAAVEETLQGQKRH
- a CDS encoding metallopeptidase family protein encodes the protein MAASYALTLEQFEEAVGDALDRLPEALIDRMDNVVILVEEEPDRAQLESISAPGAHAEGTVLYGLYEGVPLPQRGGFMPPPIPDRIFIFRGPLSHAYRTPHALREQIAVTVLHEVGHHFGIDDDRLHELGWA
- a CDS encoding cytochrome c oxidase subunit 4, giving the protein MKVEGKLFWYLVPPLVLFFLVYSFWTGWNEWVGAIGLALSAAMVAMIGWYIGVTAKTLPGLRPEDDRYGHIDQISGHYGHFAPYSWWPLWLALAAAVVFLGVAMGWWIVYIGSVFLVFAVIGWVYEYFSGAHHV
- the ctaD gene encoding aa3-type cytochrome oxidase subunit I, which translates into the protein MATISHPGAAHRVADEARPVTRPQTRAGSIAVKYLTTTDHKVIGNLYFITSLAWFCLGGLMALLIRAELFDPGMQVLQSKEQFNALFTMHGTVMLLLFATPLFAGFANALMPLQIGAPDVAFPRLNMFAYWLYLFGGLIAGGSFLSPSGAASFGWFAYQPLAGPTYSPGLGGDLWVMGLSLAGFGTILGSVNFIVTIVCMRAPGMTMFRMPVFTWTILITSILVLVVFPVLTAAMFAMAADRIVGTHIYDPSNGGAMLWQHLFWFFGHPEVYIIALPFFGIISEIIPVFSRKPIFGYKTLILAAVAIAALSMSVWAHHMYGTGQVLLPFFAVMTMLIAVPTGVKFFNWIGTMWNGSLSFETPMLWSLGFMVTFLFGGLTGVVLSAPAVDLHLTDSYFVVAHFHYVVFGTVVFTMFAGFYFWWPKLTGKMLNEPLGKLHFWMLFIGFHTTFLVQHVLGVEGMPRRYADYMVEDGFTLLNQISTVGSFILGASMLPFFWNVYITHKKGEYVNTDDPWGWGSSLEWATSCPPPRHNFNSIPRIRSERPVFDMNHPEVAALDAPTPDSQVLGSLVDEPDMAGVHGGNSSHEDANYSDGPAAGRTTEK
- the ctaC gene encoding aa3-type cytochrome oxidase subunit II → MHRHPENTRRWQRPAVLAGAATLGALVLSACGSSDQIARGYLPEGVTENSDGVTTFWVGMWIAALAVGVLVWGLTAWCIVAYRRKDDSELPKQVRYNMPIEILYTVVPIVMVAGLFVQNVKLENDLMDLNEEPENIVHVAGKQWSWDFNYLSDDVHESGQQAVLTGEEGVAEGLPTLYLPVNERTEFVLTARDVIHSFWVPQFLQKLDMIPGVVNRFQVTPTEVGTYQGKCAELCGAYHSEMLFQVKVVERDEYDKQMQALEDAGKSGFLDTGYDRKELVHGENDVEDRDVNHNDWMLKGGKDD
- the aat gene encoding leucyl/phenylalanyl-tRNA--protein transferase, whose translation is MRFRCGLDFESAVAAADPQEDLLGAGGDLAPGTLLSAYSHGVFPMGLGPGGRGPLGWWFPVERGVLLPGEIHVSRSLRRSLRTFTLTVDRAFGAVTEACADPDREGAWITPEVRRAYGDLHRMGWAHSIEVWRQHELVGGLYGVGIGGFFAGESMFHHVTDASKAAMVGMARVMAQAGQDALVDVQWRTDHLASMGVRTVDRQEYLRRLEVATEGVDPWRRASRDVVSDVG
- a CDS encoding HesB/IscA family protein, producing the protein MTVQDTTTSEATHGVTLTPVAAEKVKSLLDQEGRDDLRLRIGVQPGGCSGLIYQLYFDERTLDGDATRDFGGVEVVVDRMSAPYLEGAAIDFADTIEKQGFTIDNPNAGSSCACGDSFS
- a CDS encoding dipeptidase → MSQNDQSSASSSRPTAAELRAAVRAGMPRVVDELIELARIPSVSMPSFDQAHVQASAAATARLLQDAGLAVEIVTEGGAPAVIGSLPAPEGAPTVLLYAHHDVQPPGDDADWDTPPFEPTRRGDRLFGRGCADDKAGIMAHVAALRAHGGRPPVGVTVFVEGEEEYGSESLPAILGKHGHKLECDAIVLADSANWKVGVPALTTSLRGMVRVQVTVSTLSHAVHSGMYGGPALDSLTAFSRLAATLHDEQGDVAVDGLVSDAVGDLPMVEADFRAESGMLPDSHLIGTGSLTERLWGKPTASVIGVDAPKVSEASNTLLASTTGLFSFRLAPSQDPQEAYAAIEQHLRANAPWGATVEVSLQDAGSGFSADATGPAYDAARTAFGAAWGTDAVDIGLGGSIPFIAMFAEKFPQASILVTGVEDPDTRAHGANESLHLGEFEKVCVAEALLLDVLAG
- a CDS encoding DUF3043 domain-containing protein; translated protein: MARRLTEQTIEDLPEQEVDTRPAGQQKKGRPTPKRREAEAARRKPLVVADRKAAKQADREERARQRAIVRQGTLAGDDRYLAPRDRGPVRAYVRDRVDGRFSVGQVMLPVLLTVLVATVVMMYLPEQSSWVRIGVFVAVYGMLLWGLVDGWMLARRLKGEIGRVFPQRAGETKGLTSYVILRSFQMRGSRTPRAAVERGETPRALR
- a CDS encoding SCO2322 family protein, which produces MAATVALVGPVALAGPAAADTGTRYWSSWTAGWEGWEVPEDGPRTAVPEDGSTVGVRYSLVPRDTGEGRQPRALPDFDSSCRDATWYEGVKRVAVVVDYGRGEEAPVARPDHLPQVETTCATVPVDFTTEQTLQSVLDVEDSGQGICAVNGHPSEGCSANLVADADSAVLTASEEPVEAVVLSPEEASHTPEVPEPASPTLPEGEEDEPGGPQTDDGSSDGGSSDETSAPEEGGVPSPTDSEDGAIADDADPGAPEEAAAVQPAGGLVPWYATLLALALLGAGLWLLLRPLPSTPGRAGGLRSTVSRRLQERRRRRR